The following are encoded together in the Montipora foliosa isolate CH-2021 chromosome 12, ASM3666993v2, whole genome shotgun sequence genome:
- the LOC137980025 gene encoding sodium channel protein 1 brain-like has translation MGMLLTDAQRKWVDILKESAKKKPPDHSIRPQNKILSRIYDMVTSETFEIFILGIIMLNMSVMMWQHYGQSKGITDALQVFNWFFTLVFILEAGFKLAALRHHYFGKVWNIFDFVIVITSIIGLAMDELTTGDSSVINPSLLRVFRVARVARLLRVLQFAKGIRQLLVALIISLPALLNVGTLLFLVIFIYAIIGMSTFGHVKKQKNLDDTVNFETFGRSLLLLFRLSTGAGWNDILESLMLREPDCDPTYGGLPNGNCGYPVGAVMYLVSYIFIVFLIIVNMYIAIILENVNRVQEGGLIITKEHLDSYYQKWATFVTNGKQYLQVNQVSDFVDLLDEPLKIAKPNEHELVRIGINVRMGYRVQCFDLLRCLVKRLLEKHGESPLAFEEIASKLENHFRRRGVRKKSRMSKSRSVSNDIPNHADSLFTMENGVSSAETPMAKTESLQSNTESPRRKYGDPFTSAVMLQRAVRKFLDKRSTRGVVTFPMSNGFSGESVGKCQCSPLSSVSSDQEIDDIRFAPDYTAGSRSPTSNGSVRSSMNSPGCLSYDPFDSDGDSV, from the exons ATGGGAATGCTTCTGACGGATGCTCAAAGAAAATGGGTGGATATACTCAAGGAATCAGCCAAGAAGAAACCGCCAGACCATTCCATCAGACCACAG AACAAGATCTTAAGCAGGATTTACGACATGGTAACGAGCGAAACCTTCGAGATATTTATCCTTGGAATCATCATGCTCAATATGTCAGTAATGATGTGGCAGCATTATGGTCAATCGAAAGGGATCACAGATGCTCTTCA AGTGTTCAATTGGTTTTTCACTCTGGTGTTTATCTTAGAAGCTGGCTTTAAGCTCGCTGCTCTGAGACATCACTACTTTGGAAAAGTCTGGAACATTTTCGACTTTGTGATTGTCATTACTTCTATAATTG GTTTGGCCATGGACGAACTCACAACTGGTGACAGCAGTGTTATAAATCCCAGTCTCCTGAGAGTTTTTCGCGTTGCCAGAGTGGCTAGGCTGCTGAGAGTGCTGCAATTCGCAAAGGGAATTCGTCAACTATTGGTCGCGTTGATAATTTCTCTGCCAGCGTTATTAAACGTGGGTACGTTACTGTTCTTGGTGATCTTCATATATGCAATCATTGGAATGTCCACATTTGGCCacgttaaaaaacaaaagaatctgGACGATACTGTCAACTTTGAGACTTTCGGCCGATCTTTGTTGCTATTATTTCGTTTGTCAACCGGTGCTGGCTGGAATGACATACTCGAATCTCTCATGCTCAGAGAGCCAGATTGTGATCCGACCTATGGGGGACTCCCAAATGGAAACTGTGGGTATCCTGTTGGAGCGGTAATGTATCTGGTGTCGTACATCTTCATAGTTTTTCTTATCATAGTGAATATGTACATTGCCATCATTCTTGAGAACGTGAATAGGGTGCAGGAAGGAGGTCTCATCATTACAAAGGAACATCTCGATAGCTATTACCAGAAATGGGCCACATTTGTGACGAATGGTAAACAGTATCTCCAAGTTAACCAGGTGTCCGACTTCGTTGATCTACTTGACGAACCGTTAAAAATTGCCAAGCCGAATGAACATGAACTCGTCCGAATTGGAATAAATGTCAGAATGGGATATCGTGTCCAATGTTTTGACCTTCTTCGTTGCTTGGTTAAGCGTTTGTTGGAGAAACATGGAGAGTCACCGCTGGCCTTCGAAGAAATTGCTTCCAAGTTAGAAAACCATTTTCGAAGGCGGGGAGTTCGAAAAAAGTCACGCATGAGCAAATCACGATCGGTATCCAATGACATACCAAACCATGCCGACAGCTTGTTCACGATGGAAAACGGTGTTTCTTCAGCGGAAACGCCGATGGCAAAAACAGAATCTCTCCAATCTAATACCGAATCACCCCGTAGAAAATACGGAGACCCATTCACATCGGCAGTCATGCTGCAAAGGGCAGTCAGAAAGTTTCTTGATAAACGTAGTACTCGTGGAGTTGTGACCTTTCCAATGTCCAATGGATTTTCCGGCGAAAGTGTTGGAAAGTGCCAATGTAGTCCACTGTCGTCCGTTTCTAGTGACCAGGAAATAGACGACATTAGGTTTGCTCCAGACTACACGGCAGGAAGCAGGTCTCCAACTTCTAACGGAAGTGTTCGCAGCAGTATGAACTCACCCGGATGTTTGTCGTACGATCCATTTGATTCAGACGGTGATAGTGTATAG